The Chanodichthys erythropterus isolate Z2021 chromosome 12, ASM2448905v1, whole genome shotgun sequence genome contains a region encoding:
- the LOC137032035 gene encoding small integral membrane protein 11-like isoform X1, whose translation MINWRALDNVPLLLYILAAKTLLLCLAFAGAKIYQSRKADAALKQQMEMKKKLAQQTQELIENKKDD comes from the exons ATGATCAACTGGCGG GCTTTGGACAATGTGCCGTTGCTGCTGTACATCCTGGCGGCGAAGACGCTGCTGCTGTGTTTGGCGTTCGCTGGAGCAAAGATCTATCAGAGCAGGAAAGCAGACGCTGCTCTGAAACAGCAGATGGAGATGAAGAAGAAACTCGCACAGCAAACGCAGGAGCTCATCGAGAACAAGAAGGACGACTGA
- the LOC137031574 gene encoding caldesmon-like — MDDGGEDNVMPSTDMIVHKTEQEDIMEDLEDQERAILQNKSTKEVEDGETEDEVNITAKLTRSKLLAELSIAAQTHILKLQNEAEVRAGAFKEVDENQADHKLETLYEDEKESDEQQVQTLSVSNTETQELLLSEEREVTCCLQEKIEIEYRDDQMQQVKNEIVLQEEEHEEVKAEGCDDEGVKNVVDEEPRMVSTSEEENFQSLGEEEEPATFDNIGKEKPMTEVPLFQDCKAIGEPMHKDALATNNDEETSTINKAADEKANDWIATEPPPSQTDLFGGTIEEMVHNSDQLADSIVQECERLEWMQQVVGDTDLGNCERIVADTQSAIVNGPEETRGDKEADKEEESIERIQRGMEITKEPKQVKKEELSAEEGSCTEVEEPHDAPEIIEEEACKKQEQLGNDKQEVAEGGDASKEQPRLVNEEVPIPVEGGACKKQEQLGNGKREVAEGGDAAKEQPRLVNEEVPIPIEGGACKKQEQLGNDKQEVAEGGDASKEQPRLVNEEVPIPVEGGACKKQEHLGNGKQEVAEGGDAAKEEPRLVNEEGPIPIEERECKKDKQLGNDKLEVTERSDAAKEQPRQVKEEVPTKIEAGAEKWLEELKAVIEDEPRRKAQGGRKVTIPSWLKANESSDAPFQEPPKILGSQIRTMSGGSEGELNIKTKGLEVTMANGFPEIPSSVVQQEDIKPLVMPRRMATPAQREGDPHDQQISLYVKVRSIVIYSQMTVKISICML, encoded by the coding sequence ATGGACGATGGTGGAGAAGACAATGTAATGCCCTCAACAGACATGATTGTCCATAAAACAGAGCAAGAGGATATTATGGAAGACCTGGAGGACCAAGAGAGAGCGATTCTGCAAAACAAATCTACAAAAGAGGTAGAGGATGGAGAGACGGAAGATGAAGTGAACATAACTGCCAAACTAACAAGGTCTAAGCTACTAGCTGAACTCTCAATAGCAGCGCAAACACACATTTTGAAACTTCAAAATGAAGCTGAAGTGCGTGCAGGAGCATTCAAAGAAGTGGACGAGAATCAAGCAGATCACAAGTTGGAAACACTGTACGAAGATGAAAAGGAAAGCGATGAACAACAAGTGCAGACTTTGAGTGTAAGTAACACGGAGACACAAGAGCTGCTACTCTCTGAGGAAAGAGAGGTCACTTGTTGCCTTCAAGAGAAAATAGAAATCGAGTACAGAGATGATCAAATGCAGCAAGtaaaaaatgaaatagtttTGCAAGAAGAGGAGCATGAAGAGGTAAAGGCAGAAGGTTGTGATGATGAGGGTGTAAAAAACGTTGTGGATGAAGAGCCACGAATGGTTTCTACCAGTGAAGAAGAAAACTTTCAGAGTCTTGGGGAAGAGGAAGAACCAGCAACATTTGATAACATTGGCAAAGAAAAGCCTATGACCGAGGTGCCTTTATTTCAGGACTGCAAAGCAATTGGAGAACCAATGCACAAAGATGCCTTAGCCACAAATAATGATGAAGAGACGTCCACCATTAACAAAGCAGCAGATGAAAAGGCAAATGACTGGATTGCAACAGAACCACCACCTTCTCAAACTGATCTGTTTGGTGGAACGATAGAGGAGATGGTCCATAATTCAGATCAGTTGGCGGACAGCATTGTGCAAGAATGTGAAAGATTAGAGTGGATGCAACAGGTGGTGGGTGACACAGATCTAGGGAACTGTGAGAGAATTGTGGCGGATACCCAATCAGCCATTGTCAATGGACCCGAGGAGACAAGAGGAGATAAAGAAGCTGATAAAGAGGAAGAGAGCATTGAAAGGATTCAAAGAGGCATGGAGATTACCAAGGAGCCAAAGCAGGTCAAGAAGGAGGAGCTTTCAGCAGAGGAGGGAAGCTGTACAGAGGTAGAAGAGCCACATGATGCACCTGAGATTATAGAAGAGGAGGCGTGCAAGAAGCAGGAACAGCTCGGTAATGACAAACAGGAGGTCGCAGAGGGAGGCGATGCTTCAAAGGAACAGCCAAGACTAGTCAATGAAGAAGTGCCAATACCTGTAGAAGGGGGGGCGTGTAAGAAACAGGAACAGCTCGGCAATGGCAAACGGGAGGTCGCAGAGGGAGGTGACGCGGCAAAGGAACAGCCAAGACTAGTCAATGAAGAAGTGCCAATACCTATAGAAGGGGGGGCATGTAAGAAACAGGAACAGCTCGGCAATGACAAACAGGAGGTCGCAGAGGGAGGCGATGCTTCAAAGGAACAGCCAAGACTAGTCAATGAAGAAGTGCCAATACCTGTAGAAGGGGGGGCATGTAAGAAGCAGGAACACCTCGGCAATGGCAAACAGGAGGTCGCAGAGGGAGGCGACGCGGCAAAGGAAGAGCCAAGACTAGTCAATGAAGAAGGGCCAATACCTATAGAAGAGCGGGAATGTAAGAAGGACAAACAGCTTGGCAATGACAAACTGGAGGTCACAGAGAGAAGTGATGCTGCAAAGGAACAGCCAAGACAAGTCAAGGAAGAAGTCCCTACGAAAATAGAAGCGGGGGCAGAGAAGTGGCTAGAAGAGCTCAAGGCTGTCATTGAAGATGAGCCAAGGAGGAAAGCCCAGGGGGGGCGTAAAGTGACCATACCTTCCTGGTTGAAGGCCAACGAGAGCTCAGATGCCCCTTTCCAAGAGCCACCGAAGATACTCGGCAGTCAGATCAGAACCATGAGTGGGGGCAGTGAAGGTGAACTGAATATCAAAACCAAAGGACTGGAGGTCACCATGGCGAATGGGTTCCCTGAGATACCATCTTCTGTAGTTCAACAGGAAGACATAAAACCCCTGGTAATGCCGAGGAGGATGGCAACTCCAGCTCAACGGGAGGGCGATCCTCATGACCAGCAGATCTCCCTATATGTGAAGGTACGTTCTATTGTTATTTATAGCCAGATGACGGTCAAGATTTCTATTTGCATGTTGTAG
- the rcan1b gene encoding calcipressin-1 isoform X2 has product MHLKTTKCNNFCLVATPVDDDIFSRTQIREQFEALFRAFDPGTSFQFFKSFRRVRINFTDALAAAEARVKLHKSDFNGKEMRLYFAQSVHIGSPRLEPPKPEKQFLISPPASPPVGWAQSQDAMPVLNYDLLCAVSKLGPGEQYEIHTGTTNTPSVIVHVCEDEISEDEEEAAESGKRARPKIIQTRRPDYVPSVNQ; this is encoded by the exons ATGCATCTTAAGACTACAAAGTGCAACAACTTCTGCCTGGTGGCCACACCAGTGGATGATGACATATTCAGTCGGACACAGATTCGG GAGCAGTTTGAGGCTTTGTTCCGCGCGTTTGATCCAGGCACATCGTTCCAGTTCTTCAAAAGCTTCAGACGGGTTCGGATCAACTTCACCGATGCTTTAGCAGCAGCCGAGGCCCGAGTCAAACTCCATAAGAGTGACTTCAATGGAAAGGAGATGCGTCTGTATTTCGCTCAG TCGGTACATATCGGCAGTCCTCGCCTTGAGCCTCCTAAACCAGAGAAGCAGTTCCTCATCTCCCCACCGGCATCGCCCCCTGTAGGCTGGGCGCAGTCGCAGGATGCTATGCCCGTCCTCAACTACGACCTGCTGTGTGCTGTGTCTAAACTAGGACCAG GTGAGCAGTACGAGATCCACACTGGAACCACCAACACTCCCAGCGTCATCGTGCACGTGTGCGAGGACGAAATCTCCGAGGACGAGGAGGAAGCAGCAGAGAGCGGCAAACGCGCACGACCCAAGATCATCCAGACCCGTCGCCCAGACTATGTCCCGTCCGTTAACCAGTGA
- the LOC137032944 gene encoding uncharacterized protein: MQSSSSATFADIIASLAVLHREQQQALLELRGDQERCFQAILQTQQEDREAFRSWIDREVPREPIEPPAVPVHLPLNKMGPLDDPEVFLDLFQRSAEACKWPRDQWSMRLVPLLSGEAQVAAQQLPVPNLLVYEDLRRAIIQRVGRTPEQHRQRFRSLDLGESGRPFTLAQQLRDSCRKWLLAEGSDVDLVVDRVVLEQFITRLPEKTAEWVQCHRPTSLDSAIQLAEDHLVACQGGGEPLPAASLSPSLLSPSLSRPVPFPRSRPPGPPRVPPRGRGGTGQAPSYGPRAPPRGAGLPAAGADPAPASPLSPRHVFSPLSATGAAGRSGPACWRCGDPDHFVDKCPVMEVGTVIRVPDDPQAAPGQAGGYQIPVSIKGGTYQALVDSGCNQTSLHQSLISSGALDTGRMVGVRCVHGDVVRYPVMSVIIKFRGQKHSVEVAVNPHLRHPIILGTDWPAFKQLLGCLCSDASWGERTRGEQARVQVGETDQRPESSAAGDLSEAGRLILPERDDFPLEQSQDETLKNAFDRVSMIDGQPLQPGRPLAYPYFAIIKDRLYRVTQDTQTKEDTTQLLVPKSRREMLFHAAHSNPMAGHLGQAATLNRLMTRFFWPGIHENVRRWCASCRECQLVNPPATLKAPLRPLPLMQVPFERIGMDLIGPLERSAIGHRFALVIVDYATRYPEAVALLREVPQASTGFSPFELLFGRQPRGVLDVLRETWEDGPSQAKNEIQYVLDLRSKLHTLGRLSMENLLQAQHRQSQLYNRRSNLRKFAPGEKVLVLLPTSSSKLLAKWQGPFEVTRQVGELDYEVTDASDRGLGAVLFQEIEGEERPVKDLDCKQTYSAPGIFYDKAMLL, encoded by the exons ATGCAATCGTCGTCCTCCGCCACATTTGCGGACATCATCGcgtccctcgcggtcctgcacCGCGAACAACAACAGGCCCTGCTGGAGTTAAGAGGCGACCAGGAGCGGTGTTTTCAAGCCATCCTACagacccagcaggaggaccgcgaggcgttccggagctggattgaccgggaggttccccGGGAGCCCATCGAACCGCCCGCTGTGCCTGTCCACCTGCCCTTAAATAAGATGGGCCCACTGGATGATCCAGAGGTGTTCTTAGACCTCTTCCAGAGATCCGCGGAGGCGTGTAAATGGCCGCGGGACCAGTGGTCGATGAGGCTGGTCCCGCTCCTCTCaggagaagcacaggtggcggcaCAGCAGCTCCCCGTCCCGAACCTCCTGGTCTATGAAGACCTACGACGGGCCATCATCCAGCGGGTCGGTCGGACCCCGGAGCAGCACCGACAGCGCTTTCGCTCCCTCGACCTGGGTgagtccggccggcccttcACGTTGGCCCagcagctccgggactcgtgccgcaaatggttgctggctgagggaagcgacgtggacCTGGTCGTCGATCGCGTGGTGCTGGAGCAATTCATCACTCGGCTCCCGGAAAAGacggccgagtgggtccagtgccaccgccccacgtcgctggactcagCCATCCAACTGGCGGAGGATCATCTGGTGGCGTGCCAAGGGGGCGGCGAACCCCTTCcagctgcctctctctctccctctcttttgtccccctctctctctagacCTGTCCCTTTCCCTAGGTCTCGTCCGCCCGGCCCACCTCGTGTTCCGCCCCGAGGGCGGGGCGGAACGGGACAGGCACCTTCCTACGGACCCAGAGCCccgcccaggggggcgggactccCTGCTGCCGGGGCGGACCCCGCTCCTGCTTCCCCCCTCTCTCCGCGCCATGTATTCAGCCCACTCTctgccactggagcggcgggcaggtctgggccggcctgttggcggtGCGGGGATCCGGATCATTTTGTGGATAAATGTCCGGTTATGGAGGTCGGGACGGTGATCCGGGTCCCCGACGATCCTCAGGCCGCCCCTGGTCAGGCTGgcgggtaccaaatacctgtgagtatcaaggggggtacctatcaggctttggtggactcgggctgtaaccaaacctctctccatcaaagcctgatttcgtctggggcattggatacaggccgcatggttggggttcggtgcgtgcacggggatgtggtaaGATATCCCGTAATGTCCGTCATAATTAAATTtaggggacaaaagcatagtgttgaggtggcagttaacccgcacctccggcatccgataattttggggacgGATTGGCCCGCGTTTAAACAATTATTGGGATGTCtatgctcggatgcctcttggggggAAAGAACGCGGGGTGAGCAAGCGCGAGTGCAGGTCGGAGAGACTGATCAGAGACCGGAGAGTTCTGCTGCAGGGGATCTGAGTGAAGCCGGAAGACTAATTCTTCCGGAacgcgatgattttcccctggagcagtctcaggatgagacattaaaaaatgcttttgatAGGGTCTCGATGAttgatggtcagcctctccagcctggacgtccGCTTGCTTACCCATATTTCGCGAttataaaagataggttgtatcgagtgacccaagacactcagacaaaagaagatacaacccagttattagtgccaaagagccgcagggaaatgcttttccacgcggctcattctaatccaatggcggggcatttgggacaggcagcgacactaaatcgtctcatgacccggtttttctggccgggcattcacgagaatgtacgcaggtggtgcgcgtcttgtcgtgaatgccAGTTGGtgaacccaccggccacccTAAAAGCGCCATTGCGCCCACTTCccttaatgcaggtccccttcgagagaattggtatggacctcatcgggccattagaacgATCAGCAATTggacatcgctttgcattagtcattgttgattatgcaacacgatatcctgaagcagtggctctcc TGCGAGaagtcccgcaagcctccacggggttttcccccttcgagcttctctttgggcgccaGCCCCGTGGGGTGCTGGATGTCCTCAGGGAAACTTGGGAGGAtggaccatctcaggccaaaaatgaaattcagtatgtgctggacttgcgatcaaaactccacactttggggcggctatcaatggagaatttgttacaggcccagcacagacagagccaacTGTATAACAGACGGTCTAACCTACGTAAATTCGCACCGGGGgaaaaagtgcttgtattgctccctacttccagttcgaaattacttgcaaagtggcaaggaccctttgaggtcacacggcaagtcGGCGAGCTCGATTACGAGGTG actgacgcgtcggacagagggctgggtgctgtcctgttccaggagatagagggtgaggagcggccg gtgaaagatctggactgcaagCAGACCTATTCAGCACCTGGAATCTTCTACGacaaagccatgctgttgtaa
- the rcan1b gene encoding calcipressin-1 isoform X1, protein MQQSESGGGAATSEVQLNDQPSALIACKVAEEVFNEQQLKEQFEALFRAFDPGTSFQFFKSFRRVRINFTDALAAAEARVKLHKSDFNGKEMRLYFAQSVHIGSPRLEPPKPEKQFLISPPASPPVGWAQSQDAMPVLNYDLLCAVSKLGPGEQYEIHTGTTNTPSVIVHVCEDEISEDEEEAAESGKRARPKIIQTRRPDYVPSVNQ, encoded by the exons ATGCAGCAGTCAGAGAGCGGCGGAGGGGCGGCGACTTCAGAAGTCCAGCTCAACGACCAACCCAGCGCGCTCATCGCGTGTAAAGTGGCCGAAGAGGTTTTTAATGAGCAGCAGTTAAAG GAGCAGTTTGAGGCTTTGTTCCGCGCGTTTGATCCAGGCACATCGTTCCAGTTCTTCAAAAGCTTCAGACGGGTTCGGATCAACTTCACCGATGCTTTAGCAGCAGCCGAGGCCCGAGTCAAACTCCATAAGAGTGACTTCAATGGAAAGGAGATGCGTCTGTATTTCGCTCAG TCGGTACATATCGGCAGTCCTCGCCTTGAGCCTCCTAAACCAGAGAAGCAGTTCCTCATCTCCCCACCGGCATCGCCCCCTGTAGGCTGGGCGCAGTCGCAGGATGCTATGCCCGTCCTCAACTACGACCTGCTGTGTGCTGTGTCTAAACTAGGACCAG GTGAGCAGTACGAGATCCACACTGGAACCACCAACACTCCCAGCGTCATCGTGCACGTGTGCGAGGACGAAATCTCCGAGGACGAGGAGGAAGCAGCAGAGAGCGGCAAACGCGCACGACCCAAGATCATCCAGACCCGTCGCCCAGACTATGTCCCGTCCGTTAACCAGTGA
- the LOC137032035 gene encoding small integral membrane protein 11-like isoform X2: MALDNVPLLLYILAAKTLLLCLAFAGAKIYQSRKADAALKQQMEMKKKLAQQTQELIENKKDD, from the exons ATG GCTTTGGACAATGTGCCGTTGCTGCTGTACATCCTGGCGGCGAAGACGCTGCTGCTGTGTTTGGCGTTCGCTGGAGCAAAGATCTATCAGAGCAGGAAAGCAGACGCTGCTCTGAAACAGCAGATGGAGATGAAGAAGAAACTCGCACAGCAAACGCAGGAGCTCATCGAGAACAAGAAGGACGACTGA